In a genomic window of Pseudomonas putida:
- a CDS encoding electron transfer flavoprotein subunit beta — MSTKIISLVSIGAHPTSGRPRRAEQDARAVELGLQLAGDNLQVLHAGDVAEPALRAYLGMGLEQLHVLEQPEGADALPALTSYLRDAGAQVVLTGSQAETGEGSGMLPFLLAEGLGWPLVVGLAQVESIDGGSALVLQALPRGQRRRLKVRLPFLATVDNAAPKPRQSAYGPARRGVLQADEVEVVDDELLAVATLQTAKPRPKRLKVIKAKSGADRMKAATAKASGGGGQVLKGVTAQAGAEAILKLLIEEGVVR; from the coding sequence ATGAGCACGAAAATCATCAGCCTGGTGTCCATCGGCGCCCACCCGACTTCCGGCCGGCCCCGTCGCGCGGAACAGGATGCGCGGGCGGTGGAACTGGGCTTGCAACTGGCTGGGGATAACTTGCAGGTGCTGCATGCAGGCGACGTCGCCGAGCCTGCACTGCGGGCTTATCTGGGTATGGGCCTGGAACAGCTTCACGTGCTGGAACAGCCCGAGGGCGCGGATGCGCTGCCGGCGTTGACTTCGTATCTTCGCGATGCCGGAGCGCAAGTGGTTTTGACCGGCAGCCAGGCGGAAACCGGCGAAGGTTCGGGCATGCTGCCGTTCCTGCTGGCCGAAGGCCTGGGCTGGCCGTTGGTGGTGGGGCTGGCGCAGGTCGAATCCATCGACGGTGGTTCGGCGCTGGTGCTGCAGGCGTTGCCCCGTGGCCAACGTCGTCGCCTGAAAGTGCGCCTGCCGTTCCTGGCGACTGTGGATAACGCTGCGCCCAAGCCACGGCAAAGCGCCTACGGCCCGGCTCGCCGTGGGGTTTTGCAGGCCGATGAAGTGGAAGTGGTCGACGACGAACTGCTGGCGGTCGCCACCTTGCAAACGGCCAAGCCACGACCCAAGCGCCTGAAAGTGATCAAGGCCAAGAGCGGCGCCGACCGGATGAAAGCCGCAACGGCGAAAGCCAGTGGCGGAGGGGGACAAGTGCTCAAGGGCGTTACGGCGCAAGCTGGGGCTGAAGCGATCCTCAAACTTCTGATCGAAGAAGGCGTGGTTCGCTAA
- a CDS encoding electron transfer flavoprotein subunit alpha/FixB family protein, with protein MSDIIRRDPRAEWIARNRLHPLHAAMQPAQHSWMGPNGIIRKNLHGIGFIGPNGIKRIDRSGAQQGGSAKRSAAVEVQLPLHQVPAPAFYISVVPDMVGGRLSSHDKDLLGLAHQLAGKDGAVLAVVFGEHKENAFSTAGVDRLLVLEGEEFSGYAPEQRVQGLRAVDNQFSPRHWLLPDSRTGGGELGRRFAAALGERPATRVWQVKDETCTGRAGAGLQDLARPLARLILGAVECAEPVSETRHEALPVELSTAVARSLSRIEDLGAVAVDPAAIPMAEAEFIFSGGNGVKDWELFHQTAAALGATEGASRVAVDDGFMARDRQVGASGTWVTARVYVAVGISGAIQHLQGIGACDKVVAINLDPGCDMIKRADLSVIGESAEILRALIAAVEAYRNDAKRDAA; from the coding sequence ATGAGCGACATTATCCGCCGCGACCCCCGCGCCGAATGGATCGCCCGTAACCGCCTGCACCCTCTGCATGCGGCCATGCAACCGGCGCAACACAGCTGGATGGGCCCCAACGGCATCATCCGCAAGAATCTGCATGGCATCGGCTTTATCGGGCCGAACGGGATCAAGCGTATCGACCGCAGCGGCGCGCAACAGGGTGGCTCGGCCAAGCGCTCGGCTGCCGTTGAAGTGCAATTGCCGCTGCATCAGGTGCCTGCACCGGCGTTCTACATCAGCGTGGTGCCGGACATGGTCGGTGGCCGCTTGAGCAGCCACGACAAGGATTTGCTGGGCCTGGCCCATCAACTGGCCGGCAAGGACGGCGCGGTGCTGGCGGTGGTCTTCGGCGAGCACAAGGAAAACGCGTTTTCCACAGCCGGCGTCGACCGCCTGCTGGTATTGGAAGGCGAAGAATTCAGCGGTTATGCACCGGAGCAACGAGTCCAGGGCCTGCGGGCTGTGGATAACCAGTTCAGCCCGCGTCACTGGTTGTTGCCGGACAGCCGCACTGGCGGTGGTGAACTGGGTCGACGCTTTGCCGCGGCCTTGGGCGAACGCCCGGCCACGCGGGTCTGGCAGGTCAAGGACGAGACCTGCACCGGCCGTGCTGGCGCCGGTTTGCAAGACCTCGCCCGTCCATTGGCACGCCTGATTCTGGGCGCCGTCGAATGCGCCGAGCCGGTCAGCGAAACCCGCCACGAAGCCTTGCCGGTAGAGTTATCCACAGCCGTCGCGCGCAGCTTGTCGCGCATCGAGGATCTGGGCGCGGTGGCGGTGGACCCGGCAGCGATTCCGATGGCCGAAGCGGAGTTCATCTTCTCTGGCGGCAACGGGGTCAAGGACTGGGAGCTGTTCCACCAGACGGCTGCTGCCCTCGGCGCTACCGAGGGTGCCTCCCGGGTGGCGGTGGACGATGGTTTCATGGCCCGCGACCGCCAGGTCGGCGCGTCCGGGACCTGGGTTACCGCACGGGTCTACGTGGCGGTGGGGATTTCCGGGGCGATCCAGCACCTGCAAGGCATCGGTGCCTGCGACAAGGTGGTGGCGATCAACCTCGACCCTGGCTGCGACATGATCAAACGGGCCGACCTGTCGGTGATCGGCGAGAGCGCCGAGATTCTTCGCGCCTTGATCGCGGCGGTAGAGGCCTACCGCAACGACGCCAAGCGCGATGCGGCTTAA
- the dgcB gene encoding dimethylglycine demethylation protein DgcB, with translation MLNTLLPILLFAALGLAVLGALRRVNMWRRGRASKVDLIGGLFAMPKRYMVDLHHVVARDKYIANTHVATAGGAVASIVLAILVHGFGLHNRILGYALLLMSAVMFVGAIFVYLRRCNPPSRLSKGPWMRLPKSLLAFSASFFLVTLPVAGILPENFGGWLLAVILGVGVLWGVSELFFGMTWGGPMKHAFGGALHLAWHRRAERFGGGRSTGLKPLDLEDPAAPLGVEKPKDFTWNQLLGFDACVQCGKCEAACPAFAAGQPLNPKKLIQDMVVGLAGGTDAKFAGSPYPGKAIGEHSGNPHQPIVNGLVDAETLWSCTTCRACVEECPMMIEHVDAIVDMRRHLTLEKGATPNKGAEVLENLIATDNPGGFAPGGRMNWAADLNLNLMSEKKSTDVLFWVGDGAFDMRNQRTLRAFVKVMKAAKIDFAVLGLEERDSGDVARRLGDEATFQLLAKRNIQTLAKYSFNRIVTCDPHSFHVLKNEYGAFDGNYLVQHHSTYMAEIIEAGALNLGQHKGDSVTYHDPCYLGRYNGEYEAPRQVLRALGIEVKEMQRSGFRSRCCGGGGGAPITDIPGKQRIPDMRMEDIRETGAELVAVGCPQCTAMLEGVVEPRPLIKDIAELVADALLEDQAAKSATPAKREPAEVH, from the coding sequence ATGTTGAACACCCTTCTTCCAATCCTGCTGTTCGCTGCCCTGGGCCTCGCGGTTCTGGGCGCGTTGCGGCGGGTGAACATGTGGCGCCGGGGCCGGGCCTCGAAGGTCGACCTGATCGGCGGCCTGTTCGCCATGCCCAAGCGCTACATGGTCGACCTGCACCACGTGGTGGCGCGGGACAAATACATCGCCAACACCCACGTGGCCACGGCCGGTGGCGCGGTGGCGTCCATCGTGCTGGCGATTCTGGTGCACGGTTTCGGCCTGCATAACCGCATCCTCGGCTACGCGCTGCTGTTGATGTCGGCGGTGATGTTCGTCGGTGCGATCTTCGTGTACCTGCGTCGATGCAACCCGCCTTCGCGCCTGTCGAAAGGCCCGTGGATGCGCCTGCCGAAAAGCCTGCTGGCGTTCTCGGCGTCGTTCTTCCTGGTGACCCTGCCGGTGGCGGGCATCCTGCCGGAGAACTTCGGCGGCTGGCTGCTGGCGGTCATCCTCGGTGTCGGCGTGTTGTGGGGTGTGTCGGAACTGTTCTTTGGCATGACCTGGGGCGGGCCGATGAAGCACGCCTTCGGCGGTGCCCTGCACCTGGCCTGGCACCGTCGCGCTGAACGCTTTGGCGGCGGTCGTTCCACCGGTTTGAAGCCGCTGGATCTGGAAGACCCGGCCGCGCCGCTGGGCGTGGAAAAACCCAAGGATTTCACCTGGAACCAGTTGCTCGGCTTCGACGCCTGCGTGCAGTGCGGTAAGTGCGAGGCTGCGTGCCCGGCGTTCGCTGCCGGCCAACCGTTGAACCCGAAAAAACTGATTCAGGACATGGTCGTCGGCCTGGCGGGCGGCACCGATGCCAAGTTCGCCGGCAGTCCGTATCCGGGCAAGGCGATTGGTGAGCACAGCGGTAATCCGCATCAACCGATCGTCAACGGTCTGGTGGATGCCGAGACCCTGTGGTCGTGCACCACCTGCCGCGCCTGCGTCGAGGAATGCCCGATGATGATCGAGCACGTCGATGCCATCGTCGACATGCGCCGTCATCTGACCCTGGAAAAAGGCGCGACCCCGAACAAGGGTGCCGAAGTCCTGGAAAACCTGATCGCCACCGACAACCCGGGCGGCTTCGCACCGGGCGGACGGATGAACTGGGCAGCGGACCTGAACCTCAATCTGATGAGCGAGAAGAAATCCACCGACGTGCTGTTCTGGGTCGGCGACGGCGCCTTCGACATGCGCAACCAGCGCACCCTGCGTGCCTTCGTCAAAGTGATGAAAGCGGCGAAGATCGATTTCGCGGTGCTCGGCCTCGAAGAGCGCGACAGCGGCGACGTGGCTCGCCGTCTGGGCGACGAAGCGACCTTCCAGTTGCTGGCCAAGCGCAACATCCAGACCCTGGCCAAGTACAGCTTCAACCGCATCGTTACCTGCGATCCGCACAGCTTCCATGTGCTGAAAAACGAGTACGGCGCCTTCGACGGCAACTACCTGGTGCAGCACCACAGCACCTACATGGCGGAAATCATCGAGGCCGGCGCCCTGAACCTCGGCCAGCACAAAGGCGACAGCGTGACCTATCACGACCCGTGCTACCTGGGCCGCTACAACGGCGAGTACGAAGCGCCGCGTCAGGTCCTGCGTGCCCTCGGTATCGAGGTCAAGGAAATGCAACGCTCCGGTTTCCGTTCGCGCTGCTGCGGCGGTGGCGGTGGGGCGCCGATCACCGACATTCCGGGCAAGCAACGGATTCCTGACATGCGCATGGAAGACATCCGCGAGACCGGCGCCGAACTGGTGGCTGTGGGTTGTCCACAATGCACCGCGATGCTCGAAGGCGTGGTCGAACCACGGCCACTGATCAAGGACATCGCCGAGCTGGTGGCTGACGCGTTGCTGGAAGACCAGGCCGCAAAGTCGGCCACGCCGGCCAAACGTGAACCCGCGGAGGTGCACTGA
- the dgcA gene encoding dimethylglycine demethylation protein DgcA, whose amino-acid sequence MAFEAMFQPIQIGKLTIRNRVLSTAHAEVYATDGGMTTDRYVKYYEEKAKGGIGLAICGGSSVVAIDSPQEWWSSVNLSTDRIIPHFQNLADAMHKHGAKIMIQITHMGRRSRWDGFNWPTLMSPSGIREPVHRATCKTIEPEEIWRVIGNYAQAARRAKAGGLDGVELSAVHQHMIDQFWSPRVNKRTDEWGGTFEGRMKFGLEVLKAVRAEVGDDFCVGMRICGDEFHPDGLSHEDMKQIAKYYDDTGMLDFIGVVGSGCDTHNTLANVIPNMSYPPEPFLHLAAGIKEVVKVPVLHAQNIKDPNQATRILEGGYVDMVGMTRAHIADPHLIAKIKMGQVDQIKQCVGANYCIDRQYQGLDVLCIQNAATSREYMGVPHIIEKTTGKKRKVVVVGAGPAGMEAARVAAERGHDVTLFEKKEFIGGQITTAAKAPQRDQIAGITRWYQLELARLKVDLRLGTAADAPTIMDLRPDVVVLAVGGHPFLEQNEHWGAAEGLVVSSWDVLDGKVAPGKNVLVYDTICEFTGMSTADFLADKGSQVEIVTDDIKPGVAIGGTSFPTYYRSMYPKEVIMTGDMMLEKVYREGDKLVAVLENEYTGAKEERVVDQVVVENGVRPDEEIYYALKDGSRNKGQIDVEALFAIKPQPCLEQSGDGYLLFRIGDCVAQRNVHAAIYDALRLCKDF is encoded by the coding sequence ATGGCTTTCGAAGCAATGTTCCAGCCGATCCAGATCGGCAAACTGACCATCCGCAACCGCGTGCTCAGTACCGCGCACGCCGAGGTCTATGCGACCGACGGCGGCATGACCACCGACCGGTACGTCAAATACTACGAAGAGAAGGCCAAGGGCGGGATCGGCCTGGCGATCTGCGGCGGCTCGTCCGTGGTCGCCATCGACAGCCCGCAGGAATGGTGGAGCTCGGTGAACCTGTCCACCGACCGCATCATCCCGCACTTCCAGAATCTGGCCGACGCCATGCACAAGCACGGCGCCAAGATCATGATCCAGATTACCCACATGGGCCGTCGCTCACGTTGGGACGGTTTCAACTGGCCGACCCTGATGTCGCCGTCGGGCATCCGTGAACCGGTGCACCGCGCCACCTGCAAAACCATCGAGCCGGAAGAAATCTGGCGGGTGATCGGCAACTACGCGCAAGCCGCGCGTCGCGCCAAGGCCGGTGGCCTGGACGGCGTGGAACTGTCGGCCGTGCACCAGCACATGATCGACCAGTTCTGGAGCCCGCGGGTCAACAAGCGTACGGACGAATGGGGCGGCACCTTTGAAGGCCGCATGAAGTTCGGCCTGGAAGTGCTCAAGGCCGTGCGCGCCGAAGTCGGTGACGATTTCTGCGTGGGCATGCGTATCTGCGGTGACGAGTTCCACCCGGACGGCCTGTCCCATGAGGACATGAAGCAGATTGCCAAGTATTACGACGACACCGGCATGCTCGACTTCATCGGCGTCGTGGGTTCGGGTTGCGACACCCACAACACCCTGGCCAACGTGATCCCGAACATGAGTTATCCACCGGAGCCGTTTCTGCACCTGGCCGCCGGGATCAAGGAAGTGGTCAAGGTTCCGGTGCTGCACGCGCAAAACATCAAGGACCCGAACCAGGCCACCCGTATCCTGGAGGGCGGTTACGTCGACATGGTCGGTATGACTCGCGCGCACATCGCCGACCCGCACCTGATCGCCAAGATCAAGATGGGCCAGGTCGACCAGATCAAGCAGTGCGTCGGTGCCAACTACTGCATCGACCGTCAGTATCAGGGCCTGGATGTACTGTGCATCCAGAACGCCGCGACCTCCCGTGAATACATGGGCGTGCCGCACATCATCGAAAAAACCACCGGCAAGAAACGCAAGGTGGTGGTCGTTGGCGCCGGCCCAGCCGGGATGGAAGCCGCCCGTGTCGCCGCCGAGCGTGGCCACGACGTGACCCTGTTCGAGAAGAAGGAATTCATCGGCGGGCAGATCACCACGGCGGCCAAAGCGCCGCAGCGCGACCAGATCGCCGGTATTACCCGCTGGTATCAGCTGGAACTGGCACGCCTGAAAGTCGACCTGCGCCTGGGCACCGCGGCGGATGCGCCGACCATCATGGACCTGCGTCCTGATGTGGTGGTGCTGGCCGTTGGCGGTCATCCATTCCTGGAGCAGAACGAACACTGGGGCGCGGCTGAAGGCCTGGTGGTCAGCAGCTGGGACGTGCTCGATGGCAAGGTCGCGCCGGGCAAGAACGTGCTGGTCTACGACACCATCTGCGAATTCACCGGCATGTCCACCGCCGACTTCCTGGCCGACAAAGGCAGCCAGGTCGAGATCGTCACCGACGACATCAAGCCGGGCGTGGCCATCGGTGGTACGTCGTTCCCGACCTACTACCGCAGCATGTACCCCAAAGAAGTGATCATGACCGGCGACATGATGTTGGAGAAGGTCTACCGCGAAGGCGACAAGCTGGTGGCGGTGCTGGAAAACGAATACACCGGCGCCAAAGAGGAGCGGGTGGTGGACCAGGTAGTCGTGGAAAACGGCGTGCGTCCGGACGAGGAAATCTACTACGCGCTGAAGGACGGTTCGCGCAACAAGGGCCAGATCGACGTCGAAGCCCTGTTCGCGATCAAGCCTCAGCCATGTCTTGAGCAGAGCGGCGACGGCTACCTGCTGTTCCGCATCGGCGACTGCGTGGCGCAGCGCAACGTGCACGCAGCGATCTATGACGCGCTGCGGTTGTGCAAGGATTTCTAA
- a CDS encoding DUF5943 domain-containing protein: MAKIAPQLPIEVDSETGVWTSDALPMLYVPRHFFVNNHMGIEEVLGAEAYAEILYKAGYKSAWHWCEKEAECHGLEGVAVFEHYMKRLSQRGWGLFKIQDIDLDKGTCSVKLEHSAFVYVYGKVGRKVDYMFTGWFAGAMDQILAARGSKIRTVAEQVYGGSEEGHEDGLFTVKPL; the protein is encoded by the coding sequence ATGGCCAAGATCGCCCCGCAATTGCCTATCGAAGTCGACAGCGAGACCGGTGTCTGGACGTCCGACGCCCTGCCGATGCTGTACGTGCCGCGTCATTTCTTCGTCAACAACCACATGGGCATCGAGGAAGTGCTGGGCGCCGAAGCCTATGCCGAAATCCTCTACAAGGCCGGCTACAAGTCCGCCTGGCACTGGTGTGAAAAAGAAGCCGAATGCCACGGCCTGGAAGGCGTAGCGGTGTTCGAGCACTACATGAAGCGCCTGTCGCAGCGCGGCTGGGGCCTGTTCAAGATCCAGGACATCGACCTCGACAAGGGCACCTGCAGCGTCAAGCTCGAACACTCCGCGTTCGTCTACGTCTACGGCAAGGTCGGGCGCAAGGTCGACTACATGTTCACCGGCTGGTTTGCCGGCGCGATGGACCAGATCCTCGCCGCTCGTGGCAGCAAGATCCGCACCGTGGCCGAGCAAGTCTACGGTGGCTCCGAAGAGGGCCACGAAGACGGCTTGTTCACCGTCAAGCCGTTGTAA
- a CDS encoding dipeptidase has translation MSPAELHADSIVIDGLIIAKWNRELFEDMRKGGLTAANCTVSVWEGFQATVNNIAASQKLIRENSDLVMPVRTTADIRKAKEQGKTGILFGFQNAHAYEDQIGYVEVFKQLGVGIVQMCYNTQNLVGTGCYERDGGLSGFGREIVAEMNRVGVMCDLSHVGSKTSEEVILESKKPVCYSHCLPSGLKEHPRNKSDEELKFIADHGGFVGVTMFAPFLAKGIDSTIDDYAEAIEYTLNIVGEDSIGIGTDFTQGHGQDFFEYLTHDKGYARRLTSFGKIINPLGIRTVGEFPNLTETLLKRGHSERVVRKIMGENWVNVLKDVWGE, from the coding sequence ATGAGCCCAGCCGAACTGCACGCCGACAGCATCGTTATCGACGGTCTGATTATTGCCAAATGGAACCGTGAGCTGTTCGAAGACATGCGCAAGGGCGGTTTGACCGCGGCCAACTGCACCGTGTCGGTGTGGGAGGGCTTCCAGGCCACCGTCAACAACATCGCCGCCAGCCAGAAACTGATCCGCGAGAACAGCGACCTGGTGATGCCGGTGCGCACCACCGCCGACATCCGCAAGGCCAAGGAACAAGGCAAGACCGGCATCCTTTTCGGCTTCCAGAATGCCCACGCCTATGAAGACCAGATCGGCTATGTCGAGGTGTTCAAGCAGCTGGGCGTTGGCATTGTGCAGATGTGCTACAACACCCAGAACCTGGTCGGCACCGGCTGCTACGAACGCGACGGCGGCCTGTCGGGCTTCGGTCGTGAAATCGTCGCCGAGATGAACCGCGTCGGCGTGATGTGCGACCTGTCCCACGTCGGCTCCAAGACTTCCGAAGAAGTCATCCTCGAATCGAAAAAGCCGGTCTGCTACTCCCACTGCCTGCCGTCGGGTCTCAAAGAGCACCCGCGCAACAAGTCTGATGAAGAACTGAAGTTCATCGCCGATCACGGCGGTTTCGTCGGCGTGACCATGTTTGCGCCCTTCCTGGCCAAGGGCATCGATTCGACCATCGACGACTACGCCGAAGCCATCGAATACACCCTGAACATCGTGGGTGAAGACTCCATCGGCATCGGCACCGACTTCACCCAGGGCCATGGCCAGGACTTCTTCGAATACCTGACCCACGACAAGGGCTACGCCCGCCGCCTGACCAGCTTCGGCAAGATCATCAACCCGCTGGGCATCCGTACCGTCGGCGAGTTCCCGAACCTCACCGAGACCTTGCTCAAGCGCGGCCACTCCGAGCGCGTGGTGCGCAAGATCATGGGCGAGAACTGGGTCAACGTGCTCAAGGATGTCTGGGGCGAGTAA
- a CDS encoding lysozyme inhibitor LprI family protein, whose product MKSILLALALIATGVQAAEEADDNPCDKVENDVQTLECSAFSKSTAEDLLNENTKSLNERMQSLYGKNPAQLADITAKIKAAQLQWQKTRDADCAIEAFPATAGSKAFTIAQNDCVARMSDDRSEFLESIGQE is encoded by the coding sequence ATGAAATCGATCTTGCTGGCTTTGGCACTGATTGCGACGGGCGTACAGGCGGCGGAAGAGGCCGACGACAATCCGTGCGACAAAGTCGAAAACGACGTCCAGACCCTGGAATGCTCGGCTTTCAGCAAAAGCACTGCTGAAGACCTGCTGAACGAAAACACCAAAAGCCTGAACGAGCGCATGCAGTCGCTCTACGGCAAGAACCCGGCGCAATTGGCCGACATCACCGCCAAGATCAAGGCCGCGCAACTGCAATGGCAGAAAACCCGCGACGCCGACTGCGCCATCGAAGCCTTCCCCGCCACCGCCGGCAGCAAAGCCTTCACCATCGCGCAAAATGATTGCGTGGCGCGGATGAGCGACGATCGGTCGGAGTTTTTGGAGTCGATTGGGCAGGAGTAA
- a CDS encoding DUF3010 family protein, whose protein sequence is MKICGIEIKGSEAIIAVATLEGQAMNHVALATKKIALDDDEEAANVKVFAAQVASFVRENSIDQIAIKKRSKKGEFAGGPTTFKIEGVLQLLENCEVTLLSPQTINAQAKKHNFELPGTLNKYQHEAYKAACSALLKK, encoded by the coding sequence ATGAAAATCTGCGGCATCGAAATCAAAGGCAGCGAAGCGATCATCGCCGTGGCCACCCTTGAGGGGCAGGCGATGAATCACGTCGCGCTCGCCACCAAGAAAATCGCCCTGGACGATGACGAAGAAGCTGCCAACGTGAAGGTCTTTGCCGCTCAGGTTGCGTCGTTTGTTCGTGAAAATTCGATAGATCAAATCGCGATCAAGAAGCGCAGCAAAAAAGGTGAATTCGCCGGTGGACCGACGACGTTCAAGATCGAAGGGGTTTTGCAGTTGCTGGAGAATTGCGAGGTGACGCTGCTGTCGCCGCAGACCATCAATGCGCAGGCCAAGAAGCACAACTTCGAGCTGCCGGGGACGCTGAACAAGTATCAGCATGAGGCGTATAAGGCGGCGTGTTCGGCATTGTTGAAGAAGTAA